One genomic segment of Candidatus Woesearchaeota archaeon includes these proteins:
- a CDS encoding 30S ribosomal protein S13, which produces MAEFKHIVRIANTDLDGNKHVLFAMTKIKGVNIMYANMVLGISGVQKTKKAGNLSDTEVTKINEVINNPKNHDVPTWLYNRRKDYETGEDFHILNADLTFTKDNDLKRLKKIKSYRGLRHQWGLPVRGQKTKSNFRRQKGKGLGVKRKK; this is translated from the coding sequence ATGGCAGAATTCAAACACATTGTAAGAATAGCAAATACAGACCTAGATGGTAATAAACATGTTCTTTTTGCAATGACAAAAATAAAAGGCGTAAATATAATGTATGCGAACATGGTTCTAGGAATATCAGGAGTGCAAAAGACAAAAAAAGCAGGAAACCTATCAGATACAGAAGTAACAAAAATAAATGAAGTAATAAACAACCCAAAAAATCATGACGTACCAACCTGGCTTTACAACAGAAGAAAAGACTACGAAACAGGAGAAGACTTTCACATACTAAATGCAGATCTAACATTCACAAAAGACAATGACCTAAAAAGACTTAAAAAAATAAAATCTTACAGAGGCCTAAGACATCAATGGGGACTACCTGTAAGAGGACAGAAAACCAAATCTAACTTCAGACGAC